In Natator depressus isolate rNatDep1 chromosome 22, rNatDep2.hap1, whole genome shotgun sequence, the following proteins share a genomic window:
- the POU2AF2 gene encoding POU domain class 2-associating factor 2: MSGSTAMPGYYGVRRPFMSDLDFHNTKPLSNDVYASSLGAKTFPCDSSAVQGYPPLLDPYFTEDYRAAAVTPSTSSLFSTSSLPPLLPPFPSDSAHFLIRDSWEQAMPDSLNQSDAVCSDSLQTLPTTTNCLTSPETGSTSQYRSSSWSSAIPGAQSYPLHAFEDVHYVPSYPATSSYSFSPFTAVTNDLPPKTLPLSSEEPLDTASLHDNSSWAKEDGSPVWGTYECRRTY; this comes from the exons ATGTCAG GCTCCACGGCCATGCCTGGTTACTATGGAGTTCGGAGACCATTCATGTCTGATTTGGATttccacaacactaagccacttTCAAATGATGTTTATGCTTCATCCCTGGGGGCAAAGACCTTTCCATGTGACTCCTCCGCCGTTCAAGGGTACCCGCCGCTACTGGACCCCTACTTCACCGAGGACTATCGTGCTGCTGCTGTAACACCCAGCACTAGCTCCCTTTTCAGCACCTCCTCGCTGCCCCCGCTCCTGCCGCCCTTCCCCAGTGATTCAGCACATTTCTTAATA AGAGACTCCTGGGAGCAGGCCATGCCTGACAGCCTCAACCAATCAGATGCCGTGTGCTCAGATTCCCTACAAACCTTGCCCACAACTACCAACTGCCTCACCTCTCCCGAGACTGGAAGCACTTCCCAGTATAGAAGCTCGAGCTGGAGTTCTGCCATCCCAGGAGCCCAGTCCTACCCTTTGCATGCTTTTGAAGATGTCCACTACGTACCCAGTTACCCTGCCACCTCATCCTATTCCTTTTCACCATTTACGGCTGTAACAAATGACCTACCTCCCAAGACTCTCCCCCTCTCATCAGAGGAACCCTTAGATACAGCCTCCCTTCATGACAACTCCTCTTGGGCAAAAGAAGATGGGAGTCCAGTCTGGGGGACATATGAATGCCGAAGAACTTATTGA